Proteins from one Vicinamibacterales bacterium genomic window:
- a CDS encoding class D sortase, with amino-acid sequence MDRRGLRTMERLLFVVAALALAWYAGVTIAAAREQAALSSELDRDRAALVTGTGAPTGPAARAPAPPAARSLVARIEIPRLRVATIAREGVDSGTLRASAGHVPGTALPGEIGNAAFAAHRDTFFRPLQGIRRGDEIAVTTPLGVFRYQVTGTRIVDPDETSVLDRTPDATLTLVTCYPFDYVGSAPQRFIVHARMTSASD; translated from the coding sequence ATGGATCGCCGCGGCTTGCGCACGATGGAGCGGCTGCTGTTCGTCGTCGCGGCACTCGCGCTGGCCTGGTATGCCGGCGTGACGATCGCCGCCGCCCGCGAACAGGCCGCGCTCTCGAGCGAGTTGGACCGCGATCGTGCCGCGCTCGTCACCGGGACAGGCGCGCCCACGGGGCCGGCCGCGCGGGCGCCGGCCCCGCCGGCGGCCCGCTCGCTGGTCGCCCGGATCGAGATCCCGCGTCTGCGCGTCGCCACCATCGCCCGCGAGGGCGTCGACAGCGGTACGCTGCGCGCGAGCGCCGGGCACGTCCCAGGAACCGCGCTGCCTGGCGAGATCGGCAACGCGGCGTTCGCCGCCCACCGGGACACCTTCTTCCGGCCGCTCCAGGGCATCCGCCGGGGAGACGAAATCGCGGTCACGACTCCGCTCGGGGTCTTCCGATATCAGGTCACCGGCACCCGCATCGTCGATCCCGACGAGACGTCGGTGCTCGATCGCACTCCGGACGCGACGCTCACCCTGGTCACCTGCTATCCGTTCGACTACGTCGGCAGCGCGCCGCAGCGTTTCATCGTCCATGCACGGATGACGAGCGCCAGCGACTGA